A region from the Riemerella anatipestifer genome encodes:
- a CDS encoding YceI family protein: MKKIALLFVMAGGLLTAQTKNLKVDNSNINWWGYKVVKSDASSHNGTLGLKNGSVVLKNNQLAGGTFVLDMTSINATDLTGEYQTKLNNHLKNGDFFEVEKYPTANFKITSLKKTGKADYNYLVTGALTVKGKTNAVTFPAKIGVTNGVVTLTSDKFSIDRQKWGIAYQSTMKDMVIKDNMDLQVSFTAK, encoded by the coding sequence ATGAAAAAAATAGCATTATTATTCGTTATGGCAGGTGGGCTATTAACAGCTCAAACCAAAAATCTAAAAGTAGACAATTCCAACATTAACTGGTGGGGTTATAAGGTAGTAAAATCAGACGCTTCATCTCATAATGGGACATTAGGTTTAAAAAATGGCTCTGTAGTCTTAAAAAATAACCAGTTAGCTGGAGGTACTTTCGTATTGGATATGACAAGTATCAATGCCACAGACCTCACAGGAGAATATCAAACAAAACTCAATAATCATCTAAAAAATGGAGATTTTTTTGAAGTAGAGAAATATCCTACAGCTAATTTTAAAATTACCTCTCTTAAAAAGACTGGAAAAGCAGACTATAATTACCTAGTTACAGGAGCACTTACTGTAAAAGGAAAGACTAATGCTGTAACTTTCCCTGCGAAAATAGGTGTAACTAATGGCGTAGTAACCCTAACTTCAGATAAATTTTCTATCGATAGACAAAAATGGGGAATTGCTTACCAATCTACTATGAAAGACATGGTTATTAAAGACAATATGGACTTACAAGTAAGTTTTACAGCTAAATAA
- the gyrA gene encoding DNA gyrase subunit A has product MHKEGERLIPINIVDEMKSSYIDYSMSVIVSRALPDVRDGLKPVHRRVLYGMYGLGVFSNKKYLKSARIVGDVLGKYHPHGDISVYDAMVRMAQPWSLRYPQVDGQGNFGSMDGDPPAAMRYTEARLKKISDEILSDLDKETVDFQNNFDDSLQEPTVLPTKIPNLLVNGTSGIAVGMATNMAPHNLSESVDAICAYIDNKEIEIDELMKHIIAPDFPTGGIIYGYDGVRDAFHTGRGRIVLRAKVAFEEIGNRNAIIVTEIPYLVNKAEMIARTSELVKEDKIQGIHEIRDESDRRGMRVVYELKNDAIPNVVLNLLYKYTALQTSFSVNNIALVKGRPQQLNLKDIIVHFVEHRHEIVIRRTQYELKKARERAHILEGFMKVIATQDTLDKAISIIRHSATPQAAKEGLIVEFELSDIQAQAILDLRLARLTGMELDKIRDEYKAIMDLINDLEDILANEARRYQIIKDELLEVKEKYGDERRTEIDYSGGEMSIEDFIPNEEVVLTISHAGYIKRTLLSEYKTQSRGGVGNRAASTRDEDFLEYIVSATNHQYMLFFTEKGKCYWLRVFEIPEGSKTAKGRAIQNLINIEPDDKIKAYIRTNDLKDSEYVKQMYVVMITKNGTIKKTSLEAYSRPRTNGIHAIEIREDDQLLGARLTNGNSEIMIATKNGKCIRFPEEKARAVGRTSIGVRGISLEDNDEVIGMIVVNDIENETVLVVSEKGYGKRTAVEDYRVTNRGGKGVITLNITEKTGQLIAIQSVVDGNDLMIINKSGVAIRMSVDNMRVMGRNTQGVRLINLKNNDEIAAVAKVEAEKDVEDEEMEESNDETVNPSEGNSEE; this is encoded by the coding sequence ATGCATAAAGAAGGAGAAAGGTTAATACCTATCAATATTGTGGACGAAATGAAGTCCTCTTATATTGACTACTCAATGTCCGTTATTGTATCTCGTGCCTTGCCAGATGTAAGGGATGGGTTAAAGCCTGTACATCGTAGGGTTTTGTATGGTATGTATGGATTGGGAGTTTTTTCAAATAAAAAGTATTTGAAATCTGCCAGAATTGTAGGAGATGTTTTGGGTAAATATCACCCACATGGCGATATCTCTGTTTACGACGCTATGGTGCGTATGGCACAACCATGGAGTTTAAGGTATCCGCAAGTAGATGGTCAGGGTAACTTTGGTTCTATGGATGGCGACCCACCAGCGGCTATGCGTTATACCGAAGCTAGACTGAAAAAAATATCTGATGAAATTCTATCAGACTTAGATAAAGAAACAGTTGATTTCCAAAATAATTTCGATGATAGCTTGCAAGAGCCTACAGTGTTACCTACTAAAATACCTAACCTTTTAGTAAATGGTACTTCTGGTATTGCGGTAGGTATGGCAACTAATATGGCACCTCATAACTTATCGGAATCGGTAGATGCTATCTGTGCTTATATAGATAATAAGGAGATAGAAATAGATGAGTTGATGAAGCACATCATCGCTCCTGACTTCCCTACGGGAGGAATTATCTACGGCTACGACGGGGTTAGAGATGCGTTCCATACAGGAAGAGGGCGAATTGTATTAAGAGCTAAAGTCGCTTTTGAAGAGATTGGAAACCGTAATGCCATTATCGTTACCGAAATCCCTTATTTGGTGAATAAAGCTGAAATGATAGCTAGAACATCAGAGTTGGTAAAAGAGGATAAAATACAGGGTATTCACGAAATTAGAGACGAGTCTGATAGGAGAGGAATGCGTGTGGTTTATGAACTTAAAAACGACGCAATACCTAATGTAGTCCTTAATCTATTATATAAGTACACAGCGTTACAAACATCGTTTAGTGTTAATAATATTGCTTTAGTAAAGGGCAGACCACAACAGCTTAATCTAAAAGATATTATTGTTCACTTTGTGGAGCATCGCCACGAGATTGTAATTCGTAGAACCCAGTATGAGCTTAAAAAAGCTAGAGAAAGAGCTCATATCTTAGAAGGTTTTATGAAGGTTATTGCAACTCAAGATACTTTAGATAAGGCGATTTCTATCATTAGACATTCAGCAACGCCGCAAGCCGCTAAAGAAGGTTTGATTGTAGAGTTTGAACTTTCAGATATACAGGCTCAAGCTATCTTAGATTTAAGATTAGCTAGGCTTACAGGTATGGAGCTAGATAAAATCCGTGATGAATACAAAGCTATTATGGATTTAATTAATGACTTGGAAGATATCCTTGCTAATGAAGCTAGACGCTACCAAATCATTAAAGATGAATTGCTAGAGGTTAAAGAAAAATATGGCGATGAAAGAAGAACGGAAATAGATTACTCTGGAGGAGAAATGTCTATAGAAGACTTCATTCCTAACGAAGAGGTGGTACTTACTATTTCTCACGCTGGATACATCAAGAGAACACTCCTTTCAGAATACAAAACTCAAAGTAGAGGTGGCGTGGGCAACCGTGCAGCATCTACAAGAGACGAAGACTTCTTAGAATATATTGTTTCTGCAACCAACCACCAGTATATGCTATTCTTTACGGAAAAAGGGAAATGCTACTGGTTGAGAGTGTTTGAAATTCCTGAAGGTTCTAAAACGGCTAAAGGTAGAGCGATACAGAACTTAATCAATATAGAACCTGATGATAAAATCAAGGCTTACATTAGAACCAATGATTTAAAAGACTCTGAGTATGTTAAGCAGATGTATGTGGTAATGATTACCAAAAACGGAACTATCAAGAAAACTTCGTTAGAGGCTTATTCTAGACCTAGAACCAACGGTATCCACGCCATAGAAATTAGAGAGGACGACCAGCTTCTAGGAGCAAGACTTACCAACGGTAACTCCGAGATAATGATAGCTACTAAAAATGGTAAATGTATCCGTTTCCCGGAAGAGAAAGCAAGAGCGGTAGGTAGAACTTCCATTGGGGTAAGAGGTATTTCTCTAGAAGACAACGACGAGGTAATTGGTATGATAGTTGTAAACGATATAGAGAATGAAACTGTTTTGGTAGTTTCTGAAAAAGGCTATGGTAAGAGAACTGCAGTAGAAGACTATCGTGTTACCAACCGTGGAGGTAAAGGGGTAATTACTCTTAACATTACTGAAAAAACAGGTCAGCTTATTGCGATACAATCAGTAGTAGATGGTAACGATTTAATGATTATCAATAAATCAGGAGTTGCAATAAGAATGTCGGTAGATAATATGCGTGTTATGGGTAGAAATACCCAAGGTGTAAGGCTAATTAATCTTAAAAACAATGATGAAATAGCGGCCGTAGCGAAAGTGGAGGCAGAGAAAGATGTGGAGGACGAAGAAATGGAAGAATCTAACGATGAAACTGTAAATCCGTCTGAAGGAAATTCAGAGGAATAG
- a CDS encoding DUF4286 family protein produces MSILSLTFHCEQGSISEWKTYFNESIINYYKETLNLKHYIASEVETDRLQEGTNFNLLLIFETIEDRTIFIKNELPNITTEVEKIFSDRVLIFATLLNPTAYNI; encoded by the coding sequence ATGAGTATATTAAGTTTAACATTCCATTGTGAACAAGGAAGCATATCCGAATGGAAAACATACTTCAACGAAAGTATCATAAACTATTACAAAGAAACCCTAAATTTAAAACATTATATCGCTTCCGAAGTAGAAACTGACAGACTACAAGAAGGGACTAATTTTAATCTGTTACTTATTTTTGAAACTATCGAAGACAGAACTATTTTTATTAAAAATGAGTTACCCAATATTACTACGGAAGTAGAAAAAATATTTAGTGATAGAGTTTTGATTTTCGCTACATTATTGAACCCTACTGCATATAACATTTAA
- a CDS encoding phage holin family protein: MINFFKNYAQKRLDLIKMEATEKMSIKAGNIAFLVILSIFFLFLFIFLNIGLAILIGYYIQNMAYGFLIISGIYLFLIILLLLLKNSIKEGIANIIIKSINK, encoded by the coding sequence ATGATAAACTTCTTTAAGAATTACGCACAAAAAAGGCTTGATTTAATAAAAATGGAAGCTACCGAAAAAATGTCTATTAAAGCAGGTAATATAGCTTTCTTAGTTATTTTAAGTATTTTCTTCTTATTTTTATTTATATTTCTCAATATAGGGTTGGCTATACTAATAGGCTATTATATACAAAATATGGCTTATGGTTTTCTAATAATCTCTGGGATATACTTATTTTTAATAATTCTACTTTTACTACTCAAAAATTCTATAAAAGAGGGGATTGCTAATATAATTATAAAATCTATAAACAAATAA
- a CDS encoding tetratricopeptide repeat protein, whose translation MKKVILSIAVFSTTLAFSQKKEIQNAFKAIESGDIAATNAELSKAEVLIGSKSYLVEPSLLEQYYYSKGVALIKSGKTTEGATWLGKIGDLSKSKIYTGKDADKNKVYFVGKEAADTSGIAGLKEESYVSKLSDKLPQLINPMLKTAGDEAYQAYQAKNHIKAAAKYLEVYNLLKAAGTDDKLYQYYAGLNYALANDKSKAIEVYSDLIKSGYTGVTTIYKAKNKKTGQDENLDKNGFETLKRLGSASDYTDFRTEQTPSIEQELYETNAALLIDSERYTDALNLLEKGIKKFPKSSKLSELQGTAYYKSGKTNEFINNLRNVVASNPNDKVSWYNLGVLLSKDEAKLNEAEGAFKRALEIDPDYVPAIQGIFYNVYMLGDDGKVIEKAEAARKAKKMDEFNKILQDRRDRFAKGLPYLEKWYSLEPKNPEIVSLLKGVYQTLRKEDKVKEMKAVEDSLKK comes from the coding sequence ATGAAAAAAGTTATTTTAAGTATTGCTGTGTTTTCAACAACACTAGCATTTTCACAAAAAAAGGAAATTCAAAACGCGTTCAAAGCAATAGAGTCAGGTGATATCGCGGCTACTAATGCAGAACTTTCAAAAGCAGAAGTTCTTATCGGTAGCAAATCATATTTAGTAGAGCCTAGTTTATTAGAACAATATTATTACTCTAAAGGAGTAGCTCTTATAAAGTCTGGTAAAACTACAGAAGGAGCTACTTGGCTAGGTAAAATAGGAGATTTAAGTAAGTCTAAAATCTATACAGGTAAAGATGCTGATAAAAACAAAGTTTATTTTGTAGGAAAAGAAGCTGCTGACACTAGTGGTATAGCAGGACTTAAAGAGGAGTCTTATGTATCTAAACTATCAGATAAGTTACCACAGCTAATTAACCCTATGCTAAAAACGGCTGGAGATGAGGCTTATCAAGCATATCAAGCAAAAAATCATATAAAGGCAGCTGCTAAATATTTAGAAGTTTATAACCTTCTAAAAGCAGCAGGTACAGATGATAAGTTATATCAGTACTATGCAGGTCTAAACTATGCACTTGCAAATGATAAATCTAAAGCCATAGAGGTGTACTCTGATTTAATTAAAAGCGGTTACACAGGAGTTACAACCATATATAAGGCTAAAAATAAAAAGACAGGGCAAGATGAAAATCTAGATAAAAATGGTTTTGAAACTTTAAAGAGATTAGGTTCTGCTTCTGATTATACTGATTTTAGAACAGAACAAACGCCTAGTATCGAACAAGAATTATATGAAACTAATGCAGCCTTGCTTATTGATTCTGAAAGATACACAGACGCTTTAAATTTATTGGAGAAGGGTATTAAAAAATTCCCTAAAAGTAGTAAATTATCGGAGTTACAAGGTACAGCTTATTATAAATCAGGAAAAACTAACGAGTTTATCAATAACTTAAGAAATGTAGTTGCTTCTAATCCTAATGATAAAGTAAGTTGGTATAATTTAGGAGTTCTTTTAAGTAAAGATGAAGCTAAATTAAATGAAGCAGAAGGTGCATTTAAAAGAGCTTTAGAAATAGACCCTGATTATGTTCCTGCTATTCAAGGCATATTCTATAATGTTTATATGTTAGGTGATGACGGTAAAGTTATAGAGAAAGCAGAAGCTGCTAGAAAAGCAAAAAAAATGGACGAGTTTAATAAAATCTTACAAGATAGAAGGGATAGATTTGCTAAGGGATTACCTTATTTAGAAAAGTGGTATTCTTTAGAGCCTAAAAATCCTGAAATTGTAAGTTTATTAAAAGGAGTTTATCAAACTTTACGTAAAGAAGATAAAGTAAAGGAAATGAAGGCTGTAGAAGATAGCCTTAAAAAATAA
- the gyrB gene encoding DNA topoisomerase (ATP-hydrolyzing) subunit B: protein MSNKQYTASSIQSLEGIEHVRLRPSMYIGDVGVRGLHHLVYEVVDNSIDEALAGYCDTITVTIHEGNAISVKDNGRGIPVDFHEKEQKSALEVVMTKIGAGGKFDKDSYKVSGGLHGVGVSCVNALSTSTIATVYREGKIYQQRYSKGRALEDVKEIGTTDYRGTEVFFQPDDSIFNELVYNYDTLSARLRELAFLNKGINITITDERVKDEKGEFLTETFLSEGGLKEFVEFIDGNRESIMENVIFMEGERDDIPVEVAMRYNTSFTENLHSYVNNINTHEGGTHLTGFRRALTRTLKKYADDLGIPQKEKVEITGDDFREGLTAVISVKVMEPQFEGQTKTKLGNSEVSGAVDKIVGEMLTNFLEENPTEAKQIVQKVVLAAKARQAAKKAREMVQRKSPMGGAGLPGKLSDCSSKDPAESEIFLVEGDSAGGTAKQGRDRHFQAILPLRGKILNVEKSMIHKVYENEEIKNIYTALGVSVGTEEDSKALNLSKLRYHKIVIMTDADIDGSHISTLILTFFFRYMKELIEQGYVYIASPPLYLLKKGSKKVYAWNEKEREEKTLEMSADGKGVEVQRYKGLGEMNPEQLWETTLNPENRILKQVNIENAGEADRIFSMLMGDEVPPRREFIEKNAVYAKIDA from the coding sequence ATGAGTAATAAACAATATACAGCTAGTAGTATCCAATCTTTAGAAGGTATTGAACATGTGAGGTTAAGACCCTCTATGTACATTGGAGATGTAGGAGTAAGAGGTTTGCACCATTTGGTATATGAAGTTGTAGATAACTCTATAGACGAAGCTTTAGCAGGATACTGCGATACCATTACAGTTACCATTCACGAGGGCAATGCTATTAGTGTAAAGGATAACGGACGAGGAATCCCTGTAGATTTTCACGAAAAAGAACAAAAATCTGCCTTAGAGGTAGTAATGACTAAAATAGGTGCTGGTGGGAAGTTTGATAAAGACTCTTACAAGGTTTCTGGTGGACTTCACGGTGTAGGAGTTTCGTGTGTTAATGCTTTATCTACGAGTACCATTGCTACCGTTTACAGAGAAGGAAAAATTTATCAACAAAGATATTCTAAGGGTAGAGCTTTAGAAGATGTTAAAGAAATAGGAACTACCGATTATAGAGGTACAGAGGTTTTCTTTCAACCAGATGACAGTATTTTCAATGAATTAGTTTATAACTATGATACTCTTTCTGCTAGACTTAGAGAGTTAGCTTTTCTCAATAAAGGTATCAATATCACTATTACAGACGAGAGAGTAAAAGACGAAAAAGGAGAATTCTTAACAGAAACTTTCTTATCCGAAGGTGGTCTTAAAGAGTTTGTAGAATTTATAGATGGTAACAGAGAATCCATTATGGAGAATGTTATCTTCATGGAAGGAGAAAGAGATGATATTCCTGTGGAGGTTGCAATGAGATATAACACATCTTTCACGGAAAACTTACACTCGTATGTTAATAACATCAATACTCACGAAGGAGGTACGCATCTTACAGGATTTAGACGAGCTCTTACAAGAACTCTGAAAAAATATGCAGACGACTTAGGTATCCCTCAAAAAGAGAAAGTGGAAATTACAGGTGATGACTTTCGTGAAGGACTTACAGCCGTAATCTCTGTAAAAGTAATGGAACCTCAGTTTGAAGGACAAACCAAAACAAAACTTGGTAACTCCGAGGTGTCTGGTGCGGTGGATAAAATAGTAGGCGAAATGCTTACCAACTTCTTAGAAGAAAACCCAACCGAAGCTAAACAGATTGTACAGAAAGTAGTTCTAGCAGCTAAGGCAAGACAGGCAGCTAAAAAAGCTAGAGAAATGGTACAGCGTAAATCTCCTATGGGAGGAGCAGGCTTACCTGGTAAACTTTCAGATTGTTCATCAAAAGACCCAGCCGAATCAGAAATATTCCTAGTAGAGGGAGACTCTGCGGGAGGAACTGCTAAGCAAGGAAGAGATAGACATTTCCAAGCTATTCTACCATTGAGAGGTAAAATTCTTAATGTAGAAAAGTCTATGATACATAAAGTTTACGAAAACGAGGAAATCAAAAATATCTATACCGCTTTAGGTGTAAGCGTTGGTACAGAGGAAGATAGCAAGGCTCTTAATCTAAGCAAACTTCGTTATCATAAAATTGTCATTATGACCGATGCCGATATTGATGGTTCTCACATTTCTACACTTATACTTACCTTCTTCTTCCGTTATATGAAGGAACTTATTGAGCAAGGTTATGTTTACATTGCATCTCCACCTTTATATCTTCTTAAAAAAGGTAGCAAAAAGGTATATGCTTGGAACGAAAAAGAGCGAGAAGAAAAAACCTTAGAAATGTCTGCCGATGGTAAAGGCGTAGAAGTACAAAGATATAAAGGTCTTGGGGAAATGAACCCTGAGCAGCTTTGGGAAACTACACTTAACCCAGAAAACAGAATTCTAAAGCAAGTGAATATAGAAAATGCGGGTGAAGCAGATAGAATCTTCTCTATGCTTATGGGAGACGAAGTTCCTCCAAGAAGAGAGTTTATAGAGAAAAACGCAGTTTATGCAAAGATAGACGCATAA
- a CDS encoding YtxH domain-containing protein encodes MSKRGNNSVGVLVGLLAGAAVGVALGMLYAPEEGKRTRKKLKRKAEDLKDQAEREYKRAYEKVKDQYQDLSEKTKSNVDKVVSNVKETYDKYKGQVVDKANEVAKDVESELDGLK; translated from the coding sequence ATGTCAAAAAGAGGAAATAACTCAGTAGGTGTATTAGTAGGTCTTTTAGCAGGAGCAGCTGTAGGTGTAGCTTTGGGAATGCTTTATGCTCCAGAAGAGGGAAAAAGAACAAGAAAAAAGCTGAAAAGAAAAGCTGAAGATTTAAAAGATCAAGCAGAGAGAGAATATAAAAGAGCTTACGAGAAAGTAAAAGACCAGTATCAAGATTTATCAGAGAAAACTAAATCTAATGTAGATAAAGTGGTTTCTAATGTTAAAGAAACTTATGATAAATACAAAGGTCAAGTAGTAGATAAAGCTAATGAAGTAGCTAAAGATGTAGAGTCAGAATTAGATGGCTTGAAGTAA
- a CDS encoding DEAD/DEAH box helicase — protein MNLFSESNLSPEILKAVGEMGFETPTEIQKQSIPFILSDVRDLIALAQTGTGKTAAFSLPILDMIDDTSRKIQLLVLCPTRELCLQIAKDIKNYSKYQPNIKSVAVYGGSSITDQIRSLRDKPQIIVGTPGRVIDLINRKALDFSSIHWLVLDEADEMLSMGFKDDLETILNETPETKQTLLFSATMNKEVERISKSYLTNPHRISVGSINAVKKNISHEYYVVNYRQKKEALKRLIDANPNQYSIIFCRTRMEAKEVADYLMQNGYAADALHGDLSQAQRDTVMLKFRLKNIDILVATDVAARGLDVDSLTHVIHYSLPDDPEVFVHRSGRTGRAGKDGISMALIKPEETRKLKHIKVQTQIELKEKAIPKGEDIIKAQVAGVFEHLFTEHETYFDFDDSLIPDLSQFSKEELVHQLLQFQLRDLALYYKNRNDLSDQKLKKEGDIKESRREGRRDKGERSRDRGGRKSKKSNSDMVRFFFNLGKRDQLKKVDMLDIINKSTKKSKKRADIGDIEILDKFTFFEVEKSFKNEILNNISSMKFKGKEMRAEVAN, from the coding sequence ATGAATTTATTTAGCGAGTCCAATTTAAGTCCTGAAATTCTTAAGGCAGTTGGCGAAATGGGGTTTGAAACTCCTACGGAGATCCAAAAACAAAGTATTCCTTTTATTTTATCAGATGTTAGAGATCTGATAGCACTAGCGCAAACAGGAACAGGGAAGACAGCAGCGTTTTCATTACCTATCTTAGATATGATAGATGACACTAGTAGAAAAATCCAACTTTTGGTACTTTGTCCTACTAGAGAGCTTTGCTTACAAATAGCAAAAGACATAAAAAATTACTCCAAATATCAACCTAATATTAAATCTGTAGCAGTTTACGGTGGTAGTAGTATTACAGACCAAATTCGTAGCCTTAGAGATAAGCCTCAGATTATTGTAGGAACACCAGGTAGAGTGATAGATCTAATTAACAGAAAGGCATTAGATTTTTCAAGCATCCATTGGTTGGTATTAGATGAAGCTGATGAGATGCTTTCTATGGGCTTTAAAGACGATTTAGAAACCATTCTAAACGAAACACCTGAAACTAAACAAACTTTACTATTTTCAGCTACGATGAATAAAGAGGTTGAAAGGATTTCTAAAAGTTACCTTACCAATCCTCATCGTATATCTGTAGGTTCTATCAATGCTGTTAAAAAGAATATCAGCCACGAGTATTATGTGGTAAATTACAGACAGAAAAAAGAAGCACTTAAGCGTCTTATAGATGCTAATCCTAACCAATATTCCATTATTTTCTGCCGTACAAGAATGGAAGCCAAAGAAGTGGCAGATTATCTAATGCAGAACGGCTATGCCGCTGATGCTTTACACGGAGATTTATCTCAAGCACAGAGAGATACAGTGATGCTGAAGTTTAGACTTAAAAATATTGATATTTTAGTAGCTACAGATGTGGCGGCGAGAGGATTAGATGTAGATTCACTTACCCATGTGATTCATTATTCGTTACCTGATGACCCTGAAGTTTTTGTTCATAGAAGTGGTAGAACGGGGCGTGCAGGGAAAGATGGTATTTCTATGGCTCTTATAAAGCCTGAAGAAACAAGAAAGCTGAAGCATATTAAAGTTCAAACTCAGATAGAACTTAAAGAGAAGGCAATCCCTAAAGGAGAAGATATCATTAAAGCTCAAGTAGCAGGAGTATTTGAGCATTTGTTTACAGAACATGAAACTTATTTTGATTTTGATGATAGTCTTATTCCTGATTTATCGCAGTTTTCAAAAGAGGAATTGGTGCATCAGTTGTTACAATTTCAGTTGAGAGATTTAGCTTTATACTATAAAAATAGGAACGACTTATCAGACCAAAAACTAAAAAAAGAAGGTGATATCAAGGAAAGTCGTAGAGAGGGAAGACGAGATAAGGGAGAAAGAAGTAGAGACAGAGGAGGAAGGAAAAGTAAAAAATCTAATTCTGACATGGTGAGATTTTTCTTTAATTTAGGCAAAAGAGACCAATTAAAGAAAGTAGATATGTTGGATATTATTAACAAATCAACTAAAAAATCTAAAAAAAGAGCTGATATTGGGGATATTGAAATTTTGGATAAGTTTACTTTCTTTGAAGTAGAGAAATCATTCAAGAATGAAATCCTTAACAACATTTCTTCTATGAAATTTAAAGGTAAAGAAATGAGAGCCGAAGTAGCTAACTAA